GGCCCGTTGGGCGCGGATCCGCCAATTGCGCTCCCAAGTTCAGGGACGATTGGAAGAGGCGCGCGTGCGGGGCGAGATCGGCTCATCGCTTGCTGCTGCCGTGGAGATACACACCTCGGGAGAGGATTTCTCGCTGCTCGACTCGCTTGGAGACGATCTCAGGTTGATATTGGTCACATCGTCGGCGCGAGTATCTCGTTCGGAGGATTCCGCGAGCGAAGCAACCCGGGTTACCCCTTCTGCACACCCGAAATGCGAGCGCTGCTGGCATTATCGCGCGGACGTAGGTGTCGACCCGTCGCACCCCACCATTTGCGGGCGCTGCGTATCCAATTTATATGGTTCTGGAGAGGCCCGGCGGTATGCCTGAGACAATGACGTGGCGGGCGGGATGAAATTGCAGGTCAGCCTTGCCCTTGCATTAGTTGTGCTGGTGCTGGATTTAGTCACCAAGCGCTGGGTGGAAGCTATATTATTTCACGGTGAACAAATTCCGCTGACGGCGTTTTTCAATCTGGTACTAACCTATAATGCCGGCGCCGCGTTCAGTTTTCTAAGTGACGCCGGCGGATGGCAACGCTGGTTTTTCAGCGTTGTTGCCGCGGGCGCTTCCATTCTCATCATCTATCTGCTGCGCAAGCATGCAGCGGACAAACTGTTTTGTCTGGCGTTGAGCCTGATATTAGGCGGTGCGCTAGGCAATCTGTGGGATCGCATTGCCTTGGGCCATGTGGTCGATTTCCTCGATTTCCATGTTGCCGGCTACCACTGGCCGGCGTTCAATATTGCCGACTCGGCCATTTTCCTCGGCGCGGCGTCGCTAATACTGGACAGTTTTTTGCGCAAGGAACCAAAAGT
The window above is part of the Nitrosospira sp. Is2 genome. Proteins encoded here:
- the lspA gene encoding signal peptidase II is translated as MKLQVSLALALVVLVLDLVTKRWVEAILFHGEQIPLTAFFNLVLTYNAGAAFSFLSDAGGWQRWFFSVVAAGASILIIYLLRKHAADKLFCLALSLILGGALGNLWDRIALGHVVDFLDFHVAGYHWPAFNIADSAIFLGAASLILDSFLRKEPKVNGQ